A portion of the Callithrix jacchus isolate 240 chromosome 21, calJac240_pri, whole genome shotgun sequence genome contains these proteins:
- the SIK1 gene encoding serine/threonine-protein kinase SIK1: MVIMSEFSADPAGQGQQKPLRVGFYDIERTLGKGNFAVVKLARHRVTKTQVAIKIIDKTRLDSSNLEKIYREVQLMKLLNHPHIIKLYQVMETKDMLYIVTEFAKNGEMFDYLTSNGHLSESEARKKFWQILSAVEYCHDHHIVHRDLKTENLLLDGNMDIKLADFGFGNFYKSGEPLSTWCGSPPYAAPEVFEGKEYEGPQLDIWSLGVVLYVLVCGSLPFDGPNLPTLRQRVLEGRFRIPFFMSQDCESLIRRMLVVDPARRISIAQIRQHRWMRAEPCLPEPCLPGPACPAFSAHSYSSNLGDYDEQALGIMQTLGVDRQRTVESLQNSSYNHFAAIYYLLLERLKEYRNAQCTRPGPARQPRPRSSDLSGLEVPREGFSADPFRPALLCPQPQALVQSVLQAEMDCELQGSLQWPLFFPVDAGCSGVFRPRPLSPSSLLDTAISEEARQGPGLEEEQDAQESLPGSTGRRHTLAEVSSRLSPLTAPCIVISPSATASPAEGTSSDSCLTFSASRDPMELSGTSATQGLLGAGSPVRLASPFLGSQSATPVLQAQGGLGGAVLLPVSFQEGRRASDTSLTQGLKAFRQQLRKTARTKGFLGLNKIKGLARQVCQAPASRASRGGLSPFHAPAQSPGPHSGAASSREGRSLLEEVLEQQRLLQLQHHPAATPSCSQAPQPNPTPFVIAPCDGPGATLLPSTLFTSGLPLLPPPLLQAGVSPVTSAAQLLDTQLHIGASPTALPAAPLPRPARLAPGCEPLGLLQGDFEMEDLSPCPLGTFVLVQ; encoded by the exons ATGGTTATCATGTCGGAGTTCAGCGCGGACCCGGCGGGTCAGGGCCAGCAGAAGCCCCTCCGGGTGGGTTTTTACGACATCGAGCGGACCCTCGGCAAAGGCAACTTCGCGGTGGTGAAGCTGGCGCGGCATCGAGTCACCAAAACGCAG gttgcaataaaaataattgataaaacaCGATTAGATTCAAGCAACTTGGAGAAAATCTATCGTGAGGTTCAGCTAATGAAGCTTCTGAACCACCCACACATCATAAAGCTTTACCAG GTGATGGAAACAAAGGACATGCTTTACATCGTTACCGAATTTGCTAAAAACGGAGAAATGTTTG ATTATCTGACTTCCAACGGGCACCTGAGTGAGAGCGAGGCGCGGAAGAAGTTCTGGCAGATCCTGTCCGCTGTGGAGTACTGTCACGACCACCACATCGTCCACCGGGACCTCAAGACCGAGAACCTGCTGCTGGATGGCAACATGGACATCAAGCTGGCAG ATTTTGGATTTGGGAATTTCTACAAGTCAGGAGAGCCTCTCTCCACGTGGTGTGGGAGCCCCCCGTATGCCGCCCCGGAAGTCTTTGAGGGAAAGGAATATGAAGGCCCCCAGTTGGACATCTGG AGCCTGGGCGTGGTGCTGTACGTCCTGGTCTGCGGTTCTCTCCCTTTCGACGGACCCAACCTGCCGACGCTGAGACAGCGGGTGCTGGAGGGCCGCTTCCGCATCCCCTTCTTCATGTCTCAAG ACTGTGAGAGCCTGATCCGCCGCATGCTGGTCGTGGACCCCGCCAGGCGCATCAGCATCGCCCAGATCCGGCAGCACCGGTGGATGCGGGCCGAGCCCTGCCTGCCGGAGCCCTGCCTGCCGGGGCCTGCCTGCCCTGCCTTCTCTGCGCACAGCTACAGCTCCAACCTTGGTGACTACGACGAGCAGGCTCTGGGCATCATGCAGACCCTGGGCGTTGACCGGCAGAGGACGGTGGAG TCACTGCAAAACAGCAGCTATAACCACTTCGCTGCCATCTATTACCTCCTCCTCGAGCGGCTCAAGGAGTATCGGAATGCCCAGTGCACCCGCCCTGGGCCTGCCAGGCAGCCGCGGCCTCGGAGCTCGGACCTCAGCGGCTTGGAG GTGCCTCGGGAAGGTTTTTCCGCTGACCCTTTTCGACCCGCCCTGCTGTGCCCGCAGCCGCAGGCCTTGGTGCAGTCCGTCCTGCAGGCCGAGATGGACTGTGAGCTCCAGGGCTCGCTGCAGTGG CCCCTGTTCTTCCCGGTGGATGCTGGCTGCAGCGGAGTGTTCCGGCCCCGGCCCCTGTCCCCCAGCAGCCTGCTGGACACGGCCATCAGTGAGGAGGCCAGGCAGGGGCCGGGCCTCGAGGAAGAGCAGGATGCTCAGGAGTCCCTGCCTGGCAGCACGGGCCGGAGGCACACCCTGGCCGAGGTCTCCAGCCGCCTATCCCCACTCACCGCTCCAT GTATAGTCATCTCCCCGTCCGCCACAGCGAGTCCTGCAGAGGGTACCAGCTCAGACAGTTGCCTGACCTTCTCCGCGAGCAGAGACCCTATGGAGCTCAGTGGCACCTCTGCCACTCAGGGGCTGCTGGGCGCCGGCTCCCCAGTCAGGCTGGCCTCGCCCTTTCTGGGGTCGCAGTCTGCCACCCCCGTGCTGCAGGCCCAGGGGGGCTTGGGAGGAGCTGTCCTACTTCCTGTGAGCTTCCAGGAGGGACGGAGGGCGTCGGACACCTCACTGACTCAAG GGCTGAAGGCCTTTCGGCAGCAACTGAGGAAGACCGCGCGGACCAAAGGGTTTCTGGGGCTGAACAAAATCAAGGGGCTCGCCCGCCAGGTGTGCCAGGCCCCCGCCAGCCGTGCCAGCAGGGGCGGCCTGAGCCCCTTCCACGCCCCTGCACAGAGTCCGGGCCCGCACAGCGGTGCGGCCAGCAGCCGGGAGGGCCGGAGTCTGCTGGAGGAGGTGCTGGAGCAGCAGAG GCTGCTCCAGTTACAGCACCACCCGGCCGCCACGCCCAGCTGCTCACAGGCCCCCCAGCCGAACCCCACCCCATTTGTGATCGCCCCCTGTGATGGCCCTGGGGCCACCCTGCTCCCCAGCACCCTCTTCACGTCAGGGCTCCCGCTGCTGCCACCCCCGCTCCTGCAGGCCGGCGTCTCCCCCGTGACCTCGGCCGCGCAGCTCCTAGACACACAGCTGCATATTGGCGCCAGCCCCACTGCCCTCCCTGCTGCGCCCCTGCCTCGCCCGGCCAGGCTGGCCCCAGGCTGTGAGCCCCTGGGGCTGCTGCAGGGGGACTTCGAGATGGAGGACCTGAGCCCCTGCCCCCTGGGGACCTTTGTCCTGGTGCAGTGA